Part of the Paenibacillus aurantius genome, ACCCGGTAAAATCATCGGGGTTTCGGCCGGAACGCCGGAGGAAGCGGAGCAGGCGGTCAGGGATGGGGCCGATTACCTGGGGGTTGGGTCTATCTATGCGACTTCCTCCAAGGCGGATGCCGGCGAGGCCATTGGAACGGCCCTCATCTCCGAAATCAAGGAGCGCTGGAACGTTCCCCAGGTCGCAATCGGCGGGATTACTGCTGCCAATGCAGGTCCCGTCATTCAAGCCGGAGCCGACGGAGTGGCCGTGATCTCCGCCATAACGCGGAGCACGGACCCCCGGGAGGCGGCTGCGATATTGAAGAAGTCCGTCATGTCTGCCTGATCTTCTATTCAGCCATTCAGTTGCAGAAGCAGCGTGGAGACCGCCCCTTAGGGGCGGTTTTTGCTTAAGTGGGAAAGGGGAAGGACAGATCTTTCCAGATATA contains:
- the thiE gene encoding thiamine phosphate synthase, which codes for MSGADIRKQLAVYLVMGLEPVLGRSPVELAGEALSGGVTMLQLREKNLPLSEVLETGRELRELCRKHEVPFLVNDRVDVALLLDADGVHVGQEDIPAVYARKLMGPGKIIGVSAGTPEEAEQAVRDGADYLGVGSIYATSSKADAGEAIGTALISEIKERWNVPQVAIGGITAANAGPVIQAGADGVAVISAITRSTDPREAAAILKKSVMSA